A genomic window from Variovorax paradoxus includes:
- a CDS encoding YceI family protein, protein MKKLLLAMALSASAAFTGASAQEQQPSGFAPAVAAKPTGGPVKNANYVVDPTHTFVMYEMGHYGTTTNRGRFSTKDGSVQIDGTGASGKVDITMDISSINTGVDLLNRHVQSKDFFNVAEFPTGRFVADRIDFSGDKVVDVPGTLTLMGQTKPVTLKAVRFNCYLSPLINRQVCGGDFETTVERSDWGITWGLNFGFENKVKLLVQVEAVNVQ, encoded by the coding sequence ATGAAAAAGCTTCTTCTCGCCATGGCCCTGTCGGCGTCCGCCGCGTTCACCGGTGCCAGCGCACAGGAACAACAGCCATCGGGGTTCGCGCCAGCCGTGGCCGCAAAGCCCACGGGCGGACCGGTGAAAAACGCCAACTACGTCGTCGACCCGACGCACACCTTCGTGATGTACGAAATGGGCCACTACGGCACCACCACCAATCGGGGCCGCTTCAGCACCAAGGACGGCTCGGTGCAGATCGACGGCACCGGCGCCAGCGGCAAGGTCGACATCACGATGGACATCAGCTCCATCAACACCGGCGTCGACCTGCTCAACCGCCACGTGCAGAGCAAGGACTTCTTCAACGTGGCCGAGTTTCCGACCGGCCGCTTCGTGGCCGACCGCATCGACTTCAGCGGCGACAAGGTGGTCGACGTGCCCGGCACGCTCACGCTGATGGGCCAGACCAAGCCGGTGACGCTGAAGGCCGTGCGCTTCAACTGCTACCTGAGCCCGCTGATCAACCGCCAGGTGTGCGGCGGCGACTTCGAGACGACGGTGGAGCGCAGCGACTGGGGCATCACCTGGGGCCTGAACTTCGGCTTCGAGAACAAGGTGAAGCTGCTGGTGCAGGTCGAAGCAGTCAACGTGCAGTGA
- a CDS encoding LysE family translocator, whose product MMDTTLSLLGIAGAMTVGAMSPGPSFVMVARTAVSSRADGLAAALGMGAGGLVFAIAALAGLQAAFLAVPTLYVAIKGLGGAYLVYLGIRIWSGARQPLAVTQETGASPRQQGRSGHTFLLGLATQVSNPKTAVVYASIFAAFLPREVPLVLALAVPAVIFCIETGWYAIVALALSSAAPRSAYLRYKVWIDRAAGGVMGLLGLRLIWSAVRGN is encoded by the coding sequence ATGATGGACACCACCCTTTCCCTGCTCGGCATCGCCGGCGCCATGACTGTGGGCGCGATGAGCCCCGGCCCAAGTTTCGTGATGGTGGCCCGCACCGCCGTGAGCTCTCGCGCCGACGGACTGGCTGCCGCGTTGGGCATGGGCGCTGGCGGGCTGGTCTTCGCGATCGCCGCGCTGGCCGGGCTGCAGGCGGCGTTCCTGGCCGTGCCGACGCTGTACGTGGCCATCAAGGGCCTGGGCGGCGCCTACCTCGTCTACCTGGGCATCCGGATATGGAGCGGCGCGCGCCAGCCGCTGGCGGTGACGCAGGAAACGGGCGCCTCGCCGCGCCAGCAGGGCCGCAGCGGCCACACCTTCCTGCTGGGCCTGGCCACGCAGGTCAGCAACCCGAAGACTGCCGTGGTCTACGCCAGCATCTTCGCGGCCTTCCTGCCGCGCGAGGTGCCGCTGGTGCTGGCACTGGCGGTGCCGGCAGTCATCTTCTGCATCGAGACGGGGTGGTACGCCATCGTCGCTCTCGCACTGTCCTCGGCGGCGCCGCGTTCGGCCTACCTGCGCTACAAGGTCTGGATCGACCGCGCAGCCGGCGGCGTGATGGGCTTGCTGGGCCTGCGGCTGATCTGGTCGGCCGTGCGCGGCAACTGA
- a CDS encoding phospholipase D family protein, with protein MTRRLLSLSRCGHWVFVMAAVLLFAGCATLPDEAPRPPTKAMTVSADTALGKIALASQPDPDLSGFRLMPGGDFAFDTRIQLARRAQRTLDVQYYQIENDETGRYLMRTLRDAALRGVRVRLLMDDLYTSGEDELLLGLAATPNVELRLFNPFPAGRGSLLKRFSASLFDFSRVNRRMHNKLFIADGAMAVAGGRNIGNQYFRRTAGENFLDLDTFVTGALIPRLGSLFDQYWNSIYVRPVQSVVASDLSREELQKRFDVATGPDTTPPPPPPAPNDLLGYSPMAEDLNTGKLGLIWATAEAYADSPERVIGKTASYGGVPLLDVDSVRYNVVEQMRRARSEVTIVSPYLIPGASGLEVMREIRGRNVKISVVTNSLAATDEPLVHTAYRRYRPDMLKLGADLYELSSTRTRRSVRLGLFGTSVGRLHAKSAVIDRRILFVGSMNFDPRSETYNTEIGLFIRSAEMAQQALKLIDVLKQQGAYRLRFAEGSNESRIEWVSDDAGKLTVLTEEPDSGFWDRTMLEILAPLTPESLL; from the coding sequence ATGACCCGTCGCCTGCTGTCGCTGTCGCGTTGTGGGCATTGGGTTTTCGTCATGGCGGCGGTCTTGCTGTTCGCAGGCTGCGCCACATTGCCCGACGAGGCACCGCGCCCGCCCACCAAGGCCATGACCGTGTCGGCCGACACCGCTCTCGGAAAGATCGCGCTGGCCTCGCAGCCCGACCCCGACCTGAGCGGCTTTCGCCTCATGCCCGGCGGCGACTTTGCCTTCGACACCCGCATCCAGCTGGCCCGCCGCGCGCAGCGCACGCTCGACGTGCAGTACTACCAGATCGAGAACGACGAGACCGGCCGCTACCTGATGCGCACCCTGCGCGATGCCGCACTGCGCGGCGTGCGCGTGCGGCTGCTGATGGACGACCTCTACACCTCCGGCGAGGACGAGCTGCTGCTCGGCCTCGCTGCCACGCCCAACGTGGAGCTGCGGCTGTTCAACCCGTTCCCGGCCGGGCGCGGCAGCCTGCTGAAGCGCTTCAGCGCCTCGCTCTTCGACTTCAGCCGCGTCAACCGCCGCATGCACAACAAGCTGTTCATTGCCGACGGCGCGATGGCGGTGGCGGGCGGGCGAAACATCGGCAACCAGTACTTCAGGCGCACCGCGGGCGAGAACTTTCTAGACCTCGACACCTTCGTCACCGGCGCGCTGATCCCGCGGCTGGGCAGCCTGTTCGACCAGTACTGGAACAGCATCTACGTGCGGCCGGTCCAGTCGGTGGTGGCCAGCGACCTGTCGCGCGAGGAACTGCAGAAGCGCTTCGACGTCGCCACCGGCCCCGACACCACGCCACCACCGCCGCCGCCCGCGCCCAACGACCTGCTCGGCTACAGCCCGATGGCGGAAGACCTGAACACCGGCAAGCTCGGCCTGATCTGGGCCACCGCCGAGGCCTACGCCGATTCGCCCGAGCGCGTGATCGGCAAGACCGCCTCCTACGGCGGCGTGCCGCTGCTGGACGTCGACAGCGTGCGCTACAACGTGGTCGAGCAGATGCGCCGCGCGCGCTCCGAGGTGACCATCGTCTCGCCCTACCTCATTCCGGGCGCCTCGGGGCTGGAGGTGATGCGCGAGATCCGGGGCCGCAACGTGAAGATCAGCGTAGTCACCAATTCGCTGGCCGCCACCGACGAGCCGCTGGTGCACACCGCCTACCGCCGCTATCGGCCCGACATGCTCAAGCTCGGCGCCGACCTCTACGAGCTGAGTTCCACCCGCACCCGGCGCAGCGTGCGACTCGGCCTGTTCGGCACCTCGGTAGGCAGGCTGCACGCCAAGTCGGCGGTGATCGACCGGCGCATTCTTTTCGTCGGTTCGATGAATTTCGACCCGCGCTCGGAGACGTACAACACCGAGATAGGCCTCTTCATTCGCAGCGCCGAGATGGCGCAGCAGGCGCTGAAGCTCATCGACGTGCTCAAGCAGCAGGGTGCGTACCGGCTGCGCTTTGCCGAGGGCAGCAACGAGTCGCGTATCGAATGGGTCAGCGACGACGCCGGCAAGCTCACCGTGCTGACCGAGGAGCCCGACTCCGGCTTCTGGGATCGGACCATGCTCGAGATCCTGGCGCCGCTGACGCCAGAGAGCTTGTTGTAG
- the rpoN gene encoding RNA polymerase factor sigma-54, producing MKQGLSLRVSQHLALTPQLQQSIRLLQLSTLELSQEVEQMLDENPFLERTAEEAAREEFGLDTADAPVPRDDGGDSGDGESDFASPAASASTASTETSTTTTADTDGPAAEITEREPDWEGDGTVDMAPDDSEWGSDAPARQNNLGDDERADATELARSQESLQSFLHRQALSLRLNENDSAALRFLIESLNDDGYLEDSLPALASGLAGDDNDQFDDLVHHFQVALGLLQSLEPAGVGARDLGECLGIQLRALAREDETDEEELVRKIAIAICKQPMELLARRDFKRLATLTRSNEELVRSALQIIARLEPKPGRRFVDVERNIVIPDVIVTKTGRGTNVKFRVMLNPEVMPRLRVHDIYAGALKSHKGEGSQALSQRLQEARWFIKNIQQRFDTILRVSNAIVERQKSYFVHGELAMRPLVLREIADELGLHESTISRVTTAKYMATPFGTVELKYFFGSALGTETGGNASSTAVRALIKQFVSSESIKKPLSDSQISEMLKEQGIECARRTVAKYREALRIAPANLRKAL from the coding sequence ATGAAGCAAGGGCTATCCCTTCGCGTTTCGCAGCATCTGGCGTTGACGCCACAGCTGCAGCAGTCGATCAGGCTGCTTCAACTCTCCACGCTCGAACTGAGCCAGGAGGTGGAGCAGATGCTCGACGAGAACCCGTTCCTCGAGCGCACGGCTGAAGAAGCGGCGCGCGAGGAATTCGGGCTCGACACGGCCGATGCCCCGGTGCCGCGCGACGACGGCGGCGATAGCGGCGACGGCGAGAGCGACTTCGCTTCCCCCGCCGCCAGCGCGTCCACTGCTTCCACCGAAACAAGCACCACCACCACGGCCGACACCGACGGCCCCGCCGCCGAAATCACCGAGCGCGAGCCCGACTGGGAAGGCGACGGCACCGTCGACATGGCGCCCGACGACAGCGAATGGGGCAGCGACGCGCCCGCGCGCCAGAACAACCTGGGTGATGACGAACGCGCCGACGCCACCGAACTCGCGCGCAGCCAGGAATCGCTGCAGTCCTTCCTGCACCGCCAGGCGCTGAGCCTGCGGCTGAACGAAAACGACAGCGCCGCGCTGCGCTTTCTCATCGAATCGCTCAACGACGACGGCTACCTCGAAGACTCGCTGCCCGCACTGGCCTCGGGCCTGGCCGGCGACGACAACGACCAGTTCGACGACCTCGTGCATCACTTTCAGGTGGCGCTCGGCCTGCTGCAGAGCCTGGAGCCGGCTGGCGTCGGCGCGCGCGACCTCGGCGAATGCCTGGGCATCCAGCTGCGCGCCTTGGCCCGCGAGGACGAGACCGACGAAGAAGAGCTGGTCCGCAAGATCGCCATTGCCATCTGCAAGCAGCCAATGGAGCTGCTCGCGCGCCGCGACTTCAAGCGCCTGGCCACGCTCACCCGCAGCAACGAGGAACTGGTGCGCTCGGCGCTGCAGATCATTGCGCGGCTCGAGCCCAAGCCGGGCCGGCGCTTCGTCGACGTCGAGCGCAACATCGTCATTCCCGACGTCATAGTCACCAAGACGGGCCGCGGCACCAACGTGAAGTTCCGCGTCATGCTGAACCCCGAGGTGATGCCGCGCCTGCGCGTACACGACATCTACGCCGGCGCGCTCAAGTCGCACAAGGGCGAAGGCAGCCAGGCGCTGTCGCAGCGGCTGCAGGAAGCGCGCTGGTTCATCAAGAACATCCAGCAGCGCTTCGACACCATCCTGCGCGTGAGCAACGCGATCGTCGAGCGGCAGAAGAGCTACTTCGTGCACGGCGAGCTTGCGATGCGTCCGCTGGTGCTGCGCGAGATCGCCGACGAGCTGGGCCTGCACGAATCGACCATCTCGCGCGTGACCACCGCCAAGTACATGGCCACGCCCTTCGGCACGGTCGAGCTCAAGTACTTCTTCGGCTCGGCGCTGGGCACCGAGACCGGCGGCAATGCGTCGAGCACCGCGGTGCGCGCGCTGATCAAGCAGTTCGTCAGCTCGGAGAGCATCAAGAAGCCGCTGTCGGACAGCCAGATCTCCGAGATGCTGAAAGAGCAGGGCATCGAGTGCGCGCGCCGCACCGTGGCCAAGTACCGCGAGGCGCTGCGCATCGCGCCCGCCAACCTTCGCAAGGCCCTGTAG
- the lptB gene encoding LPS export ABC transporter ATP-binding protein: MIETAGTQDANGAPGSRLIARGLKKSYGSRTVVKDVSLDVQKGEVVGLLGPNGAGKTTSFYMIVGLVRADAGDISIDGEPIAHMPIHRRARMGLSYLPQEASIFRKLTVEENVRAVLELQSEPDENGKMAPLSKQHMDERLAELLADLRVDHLRDSPALALSGGERRRVEIARALATQPRFILLDEPFAGIDPIAVIEIQRIISFLKERGIGVLITDHNVRETLGICDHAFIISDGHVLAQGTPSEIVDNAEVRRVYLGEHFRM, encoded by the coding sequence GTGATCGAAACCGCTGGAACGCAGGACGCCAACGGCGCACCGGGCAGCCGCCTGATCGCGCGCGGCCTGAAGAAGAGCTATGGCAGCCGCACGGTCGTGAAAGACGTCTCGCTCGACGTGCAGAAGGGCGAAGTCGTCGGGCTGCTCGGGCCGAACGGCGCGGGCAAGACCACCTCGTTCTACATGATCGTGGGGCTGGTGCGCGCCGACGCGGGCGACATCAGCATCGACGGCGAGCCCATCGCCCACATGCCCATTCACCGCCGCGCCCGCATGGGCCTGAGCTACCTGCCGCAGGAAGCCTCGATCTTCCGCAAGCTCACGGTCGAGGAAAACGTGCGCGCCGTGCTCGAGCTCCAGAGCGAGCCCGACGAGAACGGCAAGATGGCGCCGCTGTCGAAGCAGCACATGGACGAGCGCCTGGCCGAACTGCTGGCCGACCTGCGCGTCGACCACCTGCGCGATTCGCCCGCGCTCGCGCTGTCGGGCGGCGAGCGCCGCCGCGTCGAAATTGCGCGTGCGCTGGCCACGCAGCCGCGCTTCATCCTGCTGGACGAGCCCTTCGCCGGCATCGACCCGATCGCCGTGATCGAAATCCAGCGGATCATCAGTTTCCTGAAGGAGCGCGGCATCGGCGTGCTCATCACCGACCACAACGTGCGTGAAACGCTGGGCATCTGCGATCACGCTTTCATCATCAGCGACGGGCATGTGCTGGCACAAGGCACACCCTCGGAGATCGTCGACAACGCCGAGGTACGCAGGGTGTACTTGGGCGAACACTTCCGCATGTAA
- the lptA gene encoding lipopolysaccharide transport periplasmic protein LptA: protein MTLHSHPTTPFFRRIGRLAVGALLLAGLASGALAETADRTKPMNIESDSMRYDDLKQTSVFTGNVLVTKGTIIIRGARMDVRQDPEGYQYGVVTAAPGKRAYYKQKRNAPDEWIEGESEVIEYDSRADNVKFIRNATMRRLLGATPNDESQGALIVYDQSNDTYTVNGSTVPPNTAVNASTPGGRVKTILTPKAATAPAAGASAPAGAKAAPPAPTPAPGKGLRPSTTLSDQGETRK from the coding sequence ATGACATTGCACTCTCACCCCACCACTCCCTTCTTCCGTCGCATCGGCCGCCTGGCTGTCGGCGCGCTGTTGCTGGCCGGCCTTGCCTCGGGCGCACTGGCCGAAACCGCCGACCGCACCAAGCCGATGAACATCGAGTCGGACTCGATGCGTTACGACGACCTGAAGCAGACCAGCGTGTTCACCGGTAACGTGCTCGTTACGAAGGGCACGATCATCATCCGTGGCGCACGCATGGATGTACGCCAGGACCCCGAGGGCTACCAGTACGGCGTGGTCACGGCGGCTCCGGGCAAGCGGGCCTACTACAAGCAGAAGCGCAACGCGCCCGACGAGTGGATCGAGGGCGAATCGGAAGTCATCGAGTACGACAGCCGTGCCGACAACGTCAAGTTCATCCGCAACGCCACCATGCGCCGCCTGCTCGGCGCCACGCCGAACGACGAAAGCCAGGGCGCGCTGATCGTCTACGACCAGAGCAACGACACCTACACGGTCAACGGTTCCACCGTGCCGCCGAACACCGCCGTCAACGCGTCCACCCCGGGCGGGCGCGTCAAGACCATCCTGACCCCCAAGGCCGCCACCGCACCGGCGGCCGGTGCCTCGGCCCCGGCCGGTGCGAAGGCGGCGCCGCCGGCGCCCACGCCCGCACCCGGCAAGGGCCTGCGCCCGAGCACCACGCTCAGTGACCAGGGAGAAACCCGCAAGTGA
- a CDS encoding thiol:disulfide interchange protein DsbA/DsbL, with protein sequence MKRRDFSLAATSLGLLSLAANPAHAQARAPKAGTEYLVLDKRVPVDAPAGKIEVVEFFSYNCPHCNDFEPALEAWIKTVPKEVAFRRIPVPFVGNDVEAKQRLYYALEAMGKVDEYQPKVFNAIHAQRQNVNGDANIIAWAAANGLDGAKFKEVFTSFGVASKAKRASQMTDAYKVAGVPAMAVAGRWYVDGETAGNMTKVLQVVNYLIGEAKKG encoded by the coding sequence ATGAAACGTCGTGACTTTTCGCTGGCCGCCACTTCGCTCGGGCTGCTGTCCCTGGCCGCCAACCCGGCCCACGCCCAGGCGCGCGCGCCCAAGGCCGGCACCGAGTACCTGGTGCTCGACAAGCGCGTGCCGGTCGACGCGCCCGCCGGCAAGATCGAGGTGGTCGAGTTCTTCTCGTACAACTGCCCGCATTGCAACGACTTCGAGCCGGCGCTGGAAGCCTGGATCAAGACCGTGCCCAAGGAAGTCGCCTTCCGCCGCATCCCTGTGCCTTTCGTGGGCAACGACGTCGAAGCCAAGCAGCGCCTGTACTACGCGCTCGAGGCCATGGGCAAGGTCGACGAATATCAGCCGAAGGTGTTCAACGCGATCCACGCGCAGCGCCAGAACGTGAACGGCGACGCCAACATCATTGCCTGGGCCGCCGCGAACGGCCTGGACGGCGCCAAGTTCAAGGAAGTCTTCACCTCGTTCGGCGTGGCCAGCAAGGCCAAGCGCGCCTCGCAAATGACCGACGCCTACAAGGTGGCTGGCGTGCCGGCAATGGCCGTGGCCGGCCGCTGGTATGTGGACGGCGAAACCGCCGGCAACATGACCAAAGTGCTTCAGGTCGTGAACTACTTGATCGGCGAAGCAAAGAAGGGCTGA
- a CDS encoding SPOR domain-containing protein yields MKKTTRQRGNIVIGLIIGLVLGLGVALGIAVYVTKVPIPFVTKTQRGGAEQDEAEARKNRDWDPNAPLAGKAGAAKPAPAPTGPVNPVTGEPATTAVAPATAPPTTAPPVPVVVAPKPPRPAPVPAEANALPPSNDPLGDLARARSGGGSSSGSTTTASAAPSSNSNAGSSSSGPDPFMYFVQAGAFRTTDDAEAQRAKLSLMGVEAKVTEREQAGRTVYRVRAGPFNKKDDADRLKERLDGGGMDSALVRVQR; encoded by the coding sequence ATGAAGAAGACAACCAGACAACGCGGCAACATCGTCATCGGCCTGATCATCGGGCTGGTGCTCGGCCTGGGCGTCGCGCTGGGCATTGCGGTCTACGTGACCAAGGTGCCGATCCCGTTCGTGACCAAGACGCAGCGCGGCGGCGCCGAGCAGGACGAGGCCGAAGCCCGCAAGAACCGCGATTGGGACCCGAACGCGCCGCTGGCCGGCAAGGCAGGCGCCGCCAAGCCGGCGCCCGCACCCACCGGCCCGGTCAACCCCGTCACCGGCGAGCCGGCCACCACGGCCGTGGCCCCTGCCACCGCCCCACCCACGACTGCACCGCCGGTGCCCGTGGTGGTGGCGCCCAAGCCGCCGCGCCCTGCGCCGGTACCGGCCGAAGCCAACGCACTGCCGCCGTCGAACGATCCGCTGGGCGACCTGGCCCGGGCGCGCTCGGGCGGTGGCTCCAGCTCCGGCAGCACGACCACAGCGTCGGCCGCACCCAGCAGCAACAGCAACGCCGGCAGCAGCAGTTCGGGCCCCGATCCGTTCATGTACTTCGTGCAGGCCGGCGCCTTCCGCACCACCGACGACGCCGAGGCGCAGCGCGCCAAGCTGTCGCTGATGGGCGTCGAGGCCAAGGTCACCGAGCGCGAGCAGGCGGGCCGCACCGTCTACCGCGTGCGCGCCGGCCCCTTCAACAAGAAGGACGACGCCGACCGCCTCAAGGAGCGGCTGGACGGCGGCGGCATGGATTCGGCGCTGGTTCGCGTGCAGCGCTGA
- the argS gene encoding arginine--tRNA ligase has translation MLLVKQELLAALANTLESFSPGAGSKAAFESPKVAAHGDFASTAAMQLAKPLGRKPRELAEQLSAALLATPAFGQWVEAIEIAGPGFLNIRLKTTAKQQIVREVLSAGNTFGQQPATGEKVLVEFVSANPTGPLHVGHGRQAALGDAICNLRASQGESVWREYYYNDAGVQIQTLATSTQLRARGFKPGDAEWPSGEKAPAYNGDYIADIAEDFKAKKTVKSEDREVTASGDIEDIDAIRAFAVAYLRREQDLDLQAFRVHFDQYYLESSLYTSGRVEAAVQKLVAAGKTYEQDGALWLKSTDYGDDKDRVMKKQDGTYTYFVPDVAYHIAKWERGFHKVINIQGTDHHGTIARVRAGLQAAGEGIPEGYPDYVLHTMVRVMKGGEEVKISKRAGSYVTLRDLIEWTSTDAIRFFLLSRKPDTEYTFDVDLAVTKNNDNPVYYVQYAHARICSVLAGWGGDAATLKDVDLSPLESPAAQALMLLLAKYPAMLTAASKDFAPHDVTFYLRELAASYHSYYDAERILVDDEKVKLARLALVAATAQVLHNGLAILGVSAPSKM, from the coding sequence ATGCTATTGGTCAAACAGGAGCTGCTCGCGGCGCTCGCGAACACGCTCGAATCCTTCTCGCCCGGCGCTGGCTCCAAAGCCGCGTTCGAGTCGCCCAAGGTGGCTGCGCATGGCGATTTCGCCAGCACGGCCGCCATGCAGCTCGCCAAACCGCTGGGGCGCAAGCCTCGCGAACTGGCCGAGCAACTGAGCGCTGCGCTGCTCGCCACCCCCGCTTTCGGCCAATGGGTCGAGGCGATCGAGATCGCCGGGCCCGGCTTTCTCAACATCCGACTGAAGACGACGGCCAAGCAGCAGATCGTGCGCGAGGTGCTGTCGGCCGGGAATACTTTCGGGCAGCAACCCGCCACCGGCGAAAAGGTGCTGGTCGAGTTCGTCTCGGCCAACCCGACCGGCCCGCTGCACGTCGGCCACGGCCGCCAGGCGGCGCTGGGCGACGCCATCTGCAACCTGCGCGCCTCGCAGGGCGAAAGCGTCTGGCGCGAGTACTACTACAACGACGCCGGCGTGCAGATCCAGACGCTGGCCACCAGCACGCAACTGCGCGCCCGCGGTTTCAAGCCCGGCGACGCCGAATGGCCCAGCGGCGAAAAGGCACCGGCCTACAACGGCGACTACATCGCCGACATTGCCGAAGACTTCAAGGCGAAGAAGACCGTCAAGTCGGAAGACCGCGAAGTCACCGCCAGCGGCGACATCGAGGACATCGACGCGATCCGCGCGTTCGCCGTGGCCTACCTGCGCCGAGAGCAAGACCTGGATCTGCAGGCCTTCCGCGTCCACTTCGACCAGTACTACCTGGAGTCCAGCCTCTACACCAGCGGCCGCGTCGAAGCTGCCGTGCAGAAGCTCGTGGCTGCCGGCAAGACCTACGAACAGGACGGCGCACTGTGGCTGAAGTCGACCGACTACGGCGACGACAAAGACCGCGTGATGAAGAAGCAGGACGGCACGTACACGTACTTCGTGCCCGACGTCGCGTATCACATCGCCAAGTGGGAGCGGGGCTTCCACAAGGTCATCAACATCCAGGGCACCGACCACCACGGCACCATCGCGCGCGTGCGCGCCGGCCTGCAGGCGGCGGGCGAAGGCATTCCCGAGGGCTACCCCGACTACGTGCTGCACACCATGGTGCGCGTCATGAAGGGCGGCGAAGAGGTCAAGATCAGCAAGCGCGCCGGCAGCTACGTCACGCTGCGCGACCTGATCGAGTGGACCAGCACCGACGCCATCCGCTTCTTCCTGCTCAGCCGCAAGCCCGACACCGAATACACCTTCGACGTCGACCTCGCGGTGACGAAAAACAACGACAACCCGGTTTATTACGTGCAGTACGCGCATGCGCGCATCTGCTCGGTGCTGGCCGGCTGGGGCGGCGACGCTGCCACGCTGAAAGACGTCGACCTGTCGCCGCTCGAAAGCCCGGCCGCCCAGGCGCTGATGCTGCTGCTGGCCAAGTACCCGGCCATGCTGACGGCCGCGTCGAAGGACTTCGCCCCGCACGACGTCACGTTCTACCTGCGCGAGCTGGCCGCCAGCTACCACAGCTACTACGACGCCGAGCGCATCCTGGTCGACGACGAAAAGGTCAAGCTGGCCCGCCTGGCGCTGGTCGCCGCGACCGCGCAGGTGCTGCACAATGGCCTCGCGATTCTCGGCGTCAGTGCGCCGAGCAAGATGTGA